The Dreissena polymorpha isolate Duluth1 chromosome 8, UMN_Dpol_1.0, whole genome shotgun sequence genome includes the window TTGTAAACCGCTTCTAAACCTTTGTTATTCATCAAGTGCATCAGAACGAAAAGTTTCAGACTTTTATCATTTCCCCTAGTACTAAaaaacgaaaactgcatttacgCAGTATATAAGCAGAAATTAATCTGCAATTGACCAAAGTCGACTTGTGTTGTGAGTTACAACAAAAAGTACATTGTTTAATTAGTTTTGAATTAGTTAACTGACCGGAAACAACTTAAGAGAGTTTCCACAGACTGCCAACTTTAATGAATACCATAAGCCAGCTAAAAGATTAACTAAGCACACATATAATTACACACAATAAGTCCCCTTTCAAGCAAAACGAATTCGCACTCTCCACCAACTTAACATCCACTGTAAACACAGACCTAAGTCAGTGCAAAGTATTTATCATcttcatttttaaacaaaaatgatcaACATTCAATTTTCAAACTTACAGTCTTAATATGCACAGGATCACTTTAAAAACTGAGCTAATAAATGTTTCCTTCAAAAGATAACTCGGTCGCTCGTTTCGTTAAATTGAAGaccaatacatgtacatgtgtgaTTAGGAGTGACACAGATTACTAAATGTTATTATTTGTGATCGATTGGCATATGCAATACAACAGTTAGGTTGGATTCCTTGTTTTCTTTTCACATAAGATTTGTTGCCTCATATTTATAACATACAATCAATAGTTATCGTTATTATGCTGGCAAAACGTGTATAGTgataaaacgaaataaaatgtcaattccTCTGTTTTAGAAATCTGTTTTAGAAATTGCGACACAGTTTGGTCATATTTGATCCATCAGAAATTCGTCTTAAAGTAACTTCGGTTAGTAGTTGTACTTTTCCATCAATTCATACATGCATGTGAGTGATCAAAATTACTGTATAACATGCTTgtctaaaatatgtttttcttaaaaaaaaacatcagtaCAATTGTTGTTTTTCGTAAATTCGGCTTTAAAAACCAACATTAAATTCTGTCTTTGCGCTGTTTTGTTTGAAGCATTCTAatttatacaaaacaacatatcCACTTTCCTAATGAATATGTTCACGTGAGTATGGCAAGTGCTTTAACAAGATGGCATAGCACGAAATCAATCAACGCCCTTGTCTTAATACATGGGAATACgattaaaaacagaaaaaaaaacttttttcctCTTCTTCTATTAAATTATTGTCTTTTCGGTTGTTTTCTAATTCGAATCATAGCGTGTTTTAGTCACACATTTGTATTGCGCCGATTTGTCCAACGATAAACGCAGCATACACGTCCTTTATTTTAAACGTTACTCTCAATCCGAAGTTAAATCGACGGGTTGTTGTCTTCAGTCAGATAATAAGGGCAACATAAGTGTTTGCTCTGTAACCAAGACATTTAAATTGAATAACACGAGTATGATTTGGAATGTTTTATGCGTTTTCGTAACAATTATTCGCATCAAGTAACCTTGAGTTGTCCCATGTGTTAAACATCATTAACTTTATAGTTTACTTAAGGGTATCTGGTGTACTTTAAATAAGTACCagaaccgacaatgaccaattgtgTTTGTCTTCATGGGGTTCTTGTCGGATCAGTTACTACTCAAAAGTACCCCGGGAACTGTTTAGTAAACTACCATGTGTCTAGCCCGGGTGCTGAAATATGCTTTAAGGCATCCATAAAAACCAAGGGGTACTCTCTAGTATATATGCCGTACACCGGGTATTTGTAgtatactatatttatttttgttattaaatgaGCCAATAATGGTAAATTAACCATGTTCAATGTGTGACTTAGGATTTGTTGCTTTCCAGTGTCTTCCATCATGATAATACATCGGGATTTTAATGAATTGTAAAAGTTGATTCATTGATACAACGACTTTTAAGTCATATACTTATTTTGATTTAGAACAACACGTactatttaattttgtgtttattgatttattgcaCACACACactcaaattcatttttaaatgctCGTCATTTCTTTTATTGCTTAATAttgtaaaagaaaataattataaatgtatcaatatgtATGTCCCTTAAATTAAAGCTTAATAAATTGTGGCTGCTTGATAACGTTTGTTTAAGTGTGATCGCAATTATTGCCATGACATGCCCCGTCGTCACACCTGGCTCCCTGACCGCAGTCTGCAATGCAGTCGCCGTCTGCGTCGCATTCTCCCGGTACGTGACAATGGCACTCGCGTCTCTTTGGGTTCGAAAAGGAAACGTGGCACTCAACTTCCTCACCTGGGTTTTCGCACACAACGTACCTACAGTCATCGTCATTTTTGCATGGCAAATGGATGTCGTTGTTAGGACCTGTAGCGGATAGAAATTAGTGTACACGATCCACACAATATATTTATACACGCTAAGAGTTTGTATTATACCGATCGAAATGCATCTAGAAATACTTTGGACATTGGAATAATATAGATACTTAGATTTTAGTTAAATGAACGGATGAAAACAAGCAAAAGAcatgttttaatttgcatttttattttgcaagttgcctttgttTCCGTTTAACGAATATGGTCTGATGCCAACCCAATTATTTCAACAAAAAGTATCGGCATTcgctttcaatttaaaatctaGTATTAGTCTAATGTTCATCCGTCTTGAAAAGTATTCTCAAACTACCCTTAGAAATGTCAGTTGTTATAGCAACGCGAGAACATGatcaaataaacatgtatgaaattattatatataaaaacgtATTAAAAGTTATATTAAAACAGTCTCGCGAGAAAACTTCAAACGCAGAGCGACATTCACTTTTACCCACAATCACGATTTTTGATcaaattcaaaaacaaagttcGACTATGTTATATGGATTCATATTGTATATATAGAACTAAAATGAGTAATAATGGAAAACAACAAGTGTTACTCCGTTTAAATTACATCAATTTGACCCCAAGCAAAATAGAGACTATTATGTAAGTGTTGAATAAATATAAGTATTTTTAACAAGGCTTAGCAAAAACTAAACCACCAGCATTGGCGAGCGGTTAATGTTTTCGAGCCAAACATCAGTTTGCTACACTTCGTTCAAAGAGTTCTCCCGACCAtggagaaatatatatatatatatatatatatatatatatatatatatatatatatatatatatatattgcacgCATATTGATGcgataaaatataattatcaattatgGACGATGCACAAGAagaatttttgaaaattaatggCAGATTTTTACTTACTACTGAggcttaaataataaaaaataacttaaagcTGGGATGTGGGTCGCTACAATCACATATGAATTCAAATGCATGCAAATATAGACAACACAATGGTGTCAATCGTCAGTATGATTTATCTTAAGTTAAAAAACAGAGATTTTCAGAACAATAATAGGTAGGGAATCGCTATTGGTGGTTATATTAAAAAAGCCATATCAAAAATGTCAGTCATCTGTTATACTTATATAGTATAACTCGTTCCAACTTGCCAAACATCAAGTATAAAAGCGGTGAGCATCTTAAGCATGGTATAATCGCATGATATCGACACAATGCTCAAACAAACGCATTGCCGCCCTAGCGGTGGACACGTGGTGGTTCACTGTGTACGTCGAAGTGATTCGCGACGAGATCAACGACGATTTTTCTTGTAAGGTATAACACACACGTAGAGTTTACAAGTACCTTACTTTTCGTTTTCATTCCACTGTATTTATCcacatataatatatagtaaATTACGTCAAGACAAGAATTGATACCACCTGGGAAAACTGTTTGAATATGCAAATGAACACGTAATTCAACAGAACTCTATACTTACGACTTTAAAAGTTAAATGTCGTATCGTTACTAAATTTGTTATGATACAGATAATTAAAAAAGTTCATGTCAATACCTTTTTCGCACTGCGGACAGCATTTTCCTGGCGGTGTGTATTGTCCACCAGTGCAGTAGATATAAGGGCAATGCACGCCGTCACAAGGTCTTGGATGAGGATATGAAGGGGATTCGACAGTCCTATATGGGGACCAAATACATTGGACCGTTCCACAGAACGTTACCAGGAGCAGAAATGAGGCTTCTGAGCACATCATTTTACCTATAATAACAAAGTACCTGAACCTTTAAGGTCCCGTGGTCATCTTCCAAAGATTTAACCTTAAAATGAAGACAATTCTAAGTTCAACACAATATGATTGCTTGAAAAGTGATTATTATTTTGTatcgtttttatttcattaaaacaatactctactatatactatatactcTAGACTTTATATTATGAACTATATACTATAAACTATGTACAATGTACTATAAACTATATGTTATATACTAAATACTATACACCATACACTATgtactatatattatatactatatattatatactatatacTATTCACTAtattctatataatatatattatttactaaatattttatacaatatacTATACACTATACACTATTCCGTATGcactatatactatatattatataatatatactaaaTACTGTATACTTTTTCTATATACTATATActttttactatatatttaatactttatacttgatactttatACTTTATACCATAATACTCGCCATAAGATTGTTCTCCCGTAGGCATATTAAGGGTTAGTCATACTTAGATAGCGAAAGAAAATATGTATATGTCCGAATATTCTAGGTACATAACAAATCTGCGTCATACAATTTGTCAGTCAAAGAAAAGGTAGACAATAAATAAAGtatgttaaataatatatcaCAAATGTTCATAAAAGAAAATTCGTTTTCTCCGgcttaaatgttataaatgagtATTGGTGTAGTAGGGCAAGTTTCGATATTATCGAAAATGAATAACACTCAATATATTTTTGAGAATTTCGATTTGTTTCCACCTTAATGAACATTCAATACACCAAAGATTACTCACAAAAGATCGTGCGAGAATCAAAATACCAAGTTATATAGTTTATATCATACTTTGCTGTTGAATAACCATCGGTAAGTACTGAAGGTATGCTTGATATCAAATCCCACTTGCTTCGCTCGTTCGCACCTCTACTCCTTCTTGTCGGTTAGTCGGCAACACACTATGATAATACAACAGTATCGTACATATGTtaacaaaaagttaaaataaagaCTTACCTTAGTATATGTTCTTAAGAATCTGAGCTTCTGATACTAGAAAAGCGAAAATGCAGGCGTTTATATACCTTAAACGAATGATATGTAACGCTAAAGTTGGTTATTATCGGTTTAAAGGCTATATTAATCTATTTCCAGTTTGTGCAAATGAATTTCACCGTGAAAGCTCTAACGCTAATTTGGAACTATGCGTATAATGCAATTATTTGCAGCATATACGTAATCAAGTATGAAGAGATAATCTCTCTATTTTCAGAAAATCTAATATCAGTTAACATTGAGGATATACGTGTGTTTACTTTCGAATTCAGTATAGTTTTGGCAAATAACTGTGAACATTTTTGTGAACGAAACATATTTGTGTATGCTATCAAACAAGTGAATATTGAAATTGTATGGACTTCACCAGAAGAGAATCGCCGTCGTAATCACACATTCATGTATTAAAGACTAGTGAATTGAAGTTCAAATACAGAAGCAAGGATGGATCCTTCGGAAGCTTAATGTTTGCATTTCGCTATTAACAGTCCAAGATGAATACTTCCCGTGATTTATACTTGGAATACTTCCGAAATGTTatctacatttttaaatatattattcacaTTCATTTTTCCACACTTTATCGGGGGCAAATATCTCATTTTGTTCATGTGCgtcgatatattttatgtttaagataactaACAATATTATTGGCAAAATGTACATAAGTGTTGATATCAATTATAAAATTTGATTACAATGAATTTTTCAATCACTtttgaaagtttgtcaaaaatatttttttataatgctATTTCGAAAAGCTATTACATCGggaaaattgtcgaaaatatttttcttattgcACACACCGTCGTGTTATACGTTAATTCTTTATACGATTAAGAACCAATACGAAGATTTGCTGACGGTTTTCGTGTTATCTTATTTCACAAATTCAGATACAATTTTAGATACTGGGATTCGAGTAATAAATCTGAGTGTGCAGATAATTACTTGTCTTACATGTAGAGTACTCCgaagttaaataataataaaatagagCTATTAAGCAACGCATAAAAAGTTTCAGCGGTTTACGTTCAACATGTGATACTTTTATGTACCATTTGAATCCATTTAGTATAGACGTTTCTCCAATCATTATATAACGTACATTATTATACTATacaatgtaacatcagcaaaagATAAATATTGTTCAAGTCTCTTCCACCAGAACAGATGGCGTGCACGAAGTggcaaaaatattataaaagttcTAAAACAAATGCAGTATAGGATGCTGACCTGTTCAAAAAACCTATACAAGTACTGGCTGTGCTTATCCCAATCAAACTCCATAATATAGCAACGTTTGATAGAAACATGTTCTGTAAAAGTaaagaaatagtaaaaaaaagtaaAGTCCCTTGTTTTTAATCTTTTTTGCTTTAACCGTTTGTCATAAACATGTGTGCTTGCTAAAAAAATCCATCTTCTTTATGCAATGCATACGCATATTAGGAATATGCAATATGCAAAAGTATTGAACATGTTCATATTCTAAATGAGACTCCAGGGTGGCCCACTAAAATCAATAATGTTCTTAGCACTACATGGGACCGATACCAGCACAATATGAAAACACGGGCCAAACGTCAAGGATCGAACGAAGTGACTAGGAAGAATCCCAGCTATATTCTGACATGGAACATTAACGGATGGACAAACAGAAACTGCTAACCGAGAAACGAAAAACTGTACAGATTGAATTCAGATTGAATATGCCGAACGGAAACAAAACTAAGAACAAATTAAGCACTTCATTTAGAAAATTACACTCCTTACTTATTTTACCGAGAATCAATGAAGCAAAAAGCCACATGTGATTCGGGTGGTGCTGCTATACTCATAGAAGATTCCTTTATGAATGATTGCTATGTGACATGTTTAGACAAGTCGTTTGAAAGTGTCCTCAGTTAAAAACTTATAGATACATTATATTCTACTGAAACCATCCTACATGTGTGTTATGTACCACCGGAAGTTTCAGAGCGGGGCCAACATATTAATGAATTTGTTGACCACCTTTAAAGCCTTGTATATCTGCATTATAATGCATATTGCCATCTGTTTTGTGGATACATTAAATGTAGAATCTCGGACTAAAACGACACGATTATTAACGTAGACAACATACCCCCTAAAAAAGCGATTGATTGAAAATAAACCTAAATAAATGGACGAATTACGCCAGCAAATGACTTCTATAGATCTATCTCAACAAAGGGCAAGGCGGTTGTGGATTACGTATTTACCCGGCATTCTAACATTAGcgtatttaaaacatttgaataaaggACTTATGTGTGAAGTTTTCTATAAAACCAAATGATTGATTCTGTAATCTTTTGTCAAATCGAACGTaaattaaacatgctttttgacGGCATGAgtcaaaatatgtatgaaaagAACGATAATCCGATTAGCGACCAATGTATGAATCGATTCCCCCTCACTGTATAGACATTAACAAATTAGCTACGATGACTTTATCAAATACAATTctacatttaaaaatcatttcgAAATACATTAAAAACGTGGTGGAGAAAATACTCTCGACGCCCTATTCAAAGAAGTGTACGAACTTGAACATGACATTTTCAAATGCACTGAAACTAAACGCGACAAACAAAGACATAAACAGCTATATAAGGACAGACAATGGCGTCTTGATAGGGAGATCGAATGCGTAAACGACAATATGACCAGCAAATTTTACTTCAGGGGATTTGAAGTGAGAATCCCAgagatttttttacatttgaggtTATTAGACAGGTGATACATGCGACATGTTGTCTACTCATAACCGTCATATATGGTTTCATTATAATTGTAATGATCATTACAAAAGTAACATCCTGTATAAGCTGTTTTACAATATCAGTCCAGTCCGCAGTCCGCAGTCCGCAGTCCGCATGGTTATCATCAAggacaatatattatataatttcatgatgaattgCAAAGTTACAGCCCGAAAAAGCGGTTAAATAGCCAATTCTTGTTAATGAAATGGTATCTTGAAATGTCAGTAAGTGAGACGAGTGCAACCCGCGACAGGTCGTTCTATGATTCATGGCATATTCACCAAATCAAAATCTTAGATTATTTGTTAAACGTATGGCTAAAACAAAATAGTCAAGCTTTTGTATGACCATATTAAACATTGTACCAATAAATGAGACCATAATCTTAGTGGTAAGAGGATGAATATTACAACAGAAATGTCGTCTCCTCATGGTTTTCGTTTGTGGTAAGTTATCTCATAACAGGAAGGTTACTGAAAGCAATACAGTTCATATAGgtaacatttaatattttgaactcttaagtgtgaccttgatgtaCATAGCCGTTCATCATATACGTACATTATTTACGTATTAAACGCAAGTGATGCCTTATAATGGGATACACTTGTGTCCGGGTATATCAAACCCCAGCAATAAGTTTAAAAGGTTTTGCGGACAGAGGAATGTTCAAGCTGGTTTGTGTCGAAGTTTGGCATTTAACCTATGCGGATCACTTTGAACTTAGAGGTAGAAACAAGATAATAAGAA containing:
- the LOC127842936 gene encoding multiple epidermal growth factor-like domains protein 10; translated protein: MMCSEASFLLLVTFCGTVQCIWSPYRTVESPSYPHPRPCDGVHCPYIYCTGGQYTPPGKCCPQCEKGPNNDIHLPCKNDDDCRYVVCENPGEEVECHVSFSNPKRRECHCHVPGECDADGDCIADCGQGARCDDGACHGNNCDHT